In Chlorogloeopsis sp. ULAP01, the following proteins share a genomic window:
- a CDS encoding RNA-binding protein, with the protein MSIYVGNLSYNVTQEDLSKVFSEYGTVKRVQLPTDRETGRVRGFGFVEMESEASEDAAIQALDGAEWMGRVMKVNKARPREERGSRSGGNSWGKSNSGGYSRRY; encoded by the coding sequence ATGTCGATTTACGTAGGCAACCTATCCTACAACGTCACCCAAGAAGACCTCAGCAAGGTGTTTTCTGAGTATGGCACCGTGAAGCGAGTTCAACTTCCCACCGATCGGGAAACAGGTCGTGTGCGAGGTTTTGGTTTTGTGGAAATGGAATCAGAAGCCTCAGAAGATGCAGCCATTCAAGCTTTAGATGGTGCTGAGTGGATGGGTCGCGTCATGAAAGTTAACAAAGCAAGACCACGGGAGGAAAGAGGCAGTCGCTCTGGCGGTAATAGCTGGGGTAAGAGTAACAGTGGTGGATACTCTAGGCGCTATTAA
- the aroQ gene encoding type II 3-dehydroquinate dehydratase gives MFRPLSLLVLHGPNLNLLGQREPGIYGSLGLAEINRQLEVEGKKLAVEVSTMQSNHEGILVDVIHDALGKHQGILINAGAYTHTSVALRDAIAAVNLPTVEVHLSNIYRREEFRHHSYIAPVAIGQISGFGAQSYLLGLQALVYYLRTKCEDKV, from the coding sequence ATGTTCCGTCCCCTGAGCCTTCTGGTGCTGCATGGACCAAACTTAAATTTGCTAGGACAACGGGAACCGGGTATTTATGGTTCTCTAGGCTTGGCTGAGATTAACCGTCAGTTAGAAGTGGAAGGGAAAAAATTGGCGGTAGAAGTATCTACTATGCAGTCAAATCACGAAGGAATTTTAGTAGACGTAATTCATGATGCCTTGGGAAAACACCAAGGCATTTTGATTAATGCTGGAGCTTATACCCACACCAGCGTAGCTCTACGGGATGCGATCGCTGCGGTGAATTTGCCCACAGTAGAAGTGCATTTGAGTAACATATATCGGCGAGAAGAATTCCGCCATCACTCTTATATAGCTCCAGTCGCAATTGGGCAAATTAGTGGTTTTGGCGCTCAAAGTTATCTTCTAGGCTTGCAAGCTTTAGTGTATTACTTAAGGACGAAGTGTGAAGATAAAGTATAG
- the topA gene encoding type I DNA topoisomerase: MSTLVIVESPTKARTIRNYLPKDYQVEASMGHVRDLPQSASEIPTTVKGEKWAQLGVNVDADFEPLYVVPKDKKKVVTQLKEALKDASELILATDEDREGESISWHLYQLLKPKVPTKRMVFHEITQDAIKKALHNCRNIDEQLVRAQETRRILDRLVGYTLSPLLWKKIAWGLSAGRVQSVAVRLLVNREQERRAFKQATYWDLKATLTPPQAESKKDQAFAAQLVTLAGTRLATGSDFDPKTGKITTGRNVVLLNQEQAQALKERLSGKSWTVTDIEERPITRKPSAPFTTSTLQQEANRKLRLSARDTMRIAQSLYEQGYITYMRTDSVHLSEQAIAAARSCVEQLYGKQYLSPKPRQYTTKSKGAQEAHEAIRPAGSTFRTPQETGLSGRELQLYDLIWKRTVACQMADSRQTQITVQLQVEDAGFRSSGKRIDFPGYLRAYVEGTDDPEAALEDQEIILPNLKVGDHPNCVDLEALGHETQPPARYTEATLVKTLESEGIGRPSTYASIIGTILDKGYAQLVNNALIPTFTAFAVTDLLEKYFPDVVDPSFTSKMEQTLDDIATGEAKWLPYLREFYLGDQGLETLVKQKQDQIDANKARTVELENLDAKIRIGKFGPYIEVENGNDIVTASIPKDLTPADLDPQKVETLLRQKTSGPDEVGRHPETGESIYILIGPYGPYVQLGDKSDENPKPKQASLPKGVKPEDVTLEMAVGLLSLPRTLGKHPETGATIQANLGRFGPYVVHNAKEGKDYRSLKAGDDVLSISLERALELLSEPKKGRSTTSKSKAALRELGAHPEDGEPVNIYDGPYGPYIKHGKTNAKIPEGVSVEDVTLDIAVESLANKASSGKSTRKTSKSTTKSTKSTTRSNTKSKAKSSATAAKKDS; encoded by the coding sequence ATGTCAACTCTCGTCATCGTCGAATCTCCGACCAAAGCTCGTACCATTCGCAACTACCTGCCAAAAGACTATCAGGTAGAGGCTTCTATGGGTCATGTGCGTGATCTACCCCAGTCAGCTAGTGAAATTCCCACCACTGTCAAAGGGGAAAAATGGGCGCAGCTCGGGGTAAATGTAGACGCCGACTTTGAACCTTTGTATGTCGTTCCCAAAGATAAAAAGAAAGTTGTCACCCAACTAAAAGAAGCATTGAAAGACGCTTCAGAGTTGATTCTGGCAACAGACGAAGACCGAGAAGGTGAAAGCATAAGTTGGCATTTATACCAATTACTCAAGCCAAAAGTACCGACTAAGCGGATGGTATTTCACGAAATCACTCAAGATGCCATCAAAAAAGCATTGCACAACTGCCGCAATATTGACGAGCAGTTGGTTCGTGCTCAAGAAACACGGCGAATTTTAGATCGATTGGTAGGCTACACCCTCTCTCCCTTATTGTGGAAAAAAATCGCCTGGGGATTGTCGGCTGGGCGGGTTCAGTCAGTAGCGGTTAGGCTGCTGGTAAACCGCGAACAAGAGCGTCGCGCTTTTAAACAAGCAACATACTGGGATTTAAAAGCTACTTTAACTCCCCCGCAAGCAGAAAGCAAAAAAGACCAAGCATTCGCCGCCCAGCTTGTGACATTGGCAGGAACTCGATTAGCAACAGGTAGTGATTTTGACCCGAAAACAGGCAAAATTACCACAGGTCGTAATGTTGTCCTGCTCAACCAAGAGCAAGCACAAGCGCTGAAAGAACGCCTGAGTGGGAAAAGTTGGACAGTTACAGACATAGAAGAACGCCCCATTACTCGCAAGCCCTCGGCTCCGTTTACCACTTCAACTTTGCAACAGGAAGCTAACCGGAAACTGCGCCTATCGGCACGAGATACAATGCGAATTGCCCAAAGTTTGTACGAGCAAGGGTATATCACCTATATGCGTACAGACTCCGTACACCTTTCAGAACAGGCGATCGCCGCAGCCCGTAGCTGCGTAGAACAACTGTACGGCAAGCAATATCTCAGCCCCAAACCCCGGCAGTACACCACCAAATCCAAAGGTGCTCAAGAAGCCCACGAAGCCATTCGTCCTGCGGGAAGTACCTTCCGTACTCCCCAAGAAACAGGCTTAAGCGGACGAGAACTACAATTGTACGATTTAATTTGGAAGCGCACTGTCGCTTGCCAAATGGCAGACTCTCGCCAAACCCAAATTACCGTACAGCTGCAAGTAGAAGATGCCGGATTTCGGTCTTCTGGCAAACGTATCGACTTTCCCGGCTATTTGCGCGCTTATGTTGAAGGAACTGACGATCCAGAAGCGGCTCTTGAAGATCAAGAAATCATCTTGCCCAATCTCAAAGTCGGGGATCATCCCAACTGTGTTGATCTCGAAGCACTGGGACACGAAACTCAACCTCCGGCTAGATATACCGAAGCAACTTTGGTGAAAACCCTAGAAAGTGAAGGTATTGGACGCCCCAGTACCTACGCGAGTATCATCGGCACAATCCTTGACAAAGGTTATGCTCAGTTGGTGAATAACGCACTCATACCTACTTTCACCGCCTTTGCTGTAACCGATTTACTAGAAAAATACTTTCCTGATGTTGTCGATCCAAGTTTTACTTCCAAAATGGAGCAAACTTTGGATGATATTGCTACGGGTGAAGCCAAGTGGTTGCCTTACCTGCGAGAATTTTATTTGGGAGATCAAGGACTAGAAACTTTAGTCAAACAAAAACAAGACCAAATTGATGCCAATAAAGCTAGAACAGTGGAATTGGAGAATTTGGATGCCAAAATCCGCATTGGTAAATTTGGCCCCTACATAGAAGTTGAAAATGGAAATGATATTGTTACAGCCTCAATTCCTAAAGATCTAACTCCCGCCGATCTCGATCCCCAAAAGGTAGAAACCTTACTGCGACAAAAAACCTCCGGCCCAGATGAAGTTGGCCGTCATCCAGAAACAGGCGAATCGATATACATATTGATTGGCCCTTATGGCCCTTATGTCCAGTTAGGAGATAAGTCTGACGAAAATCCCAAACCCAAACAAGCTTCTTTACCAAAAGGAGTAAAGCCCGAAGATGTCACCCTAGAAATGGCTGTTGGCCTTTTGTCCTTACCCAGGACACTAGGTAAGCATCCAGAAACTGGTGCGACAATTCAAGCTAATTTAGGACGCTTTGGGCCTTACGTCGTACACAATGCCAAAGAAGGAAAAGATTACCGTTCCCTAAAGGCAGGTGACGATGTTTTGTCAATTTCTTTGGAACGAGCATTAGAGTTGTTATCTGAACCGAAAAAAGGACGCTCTACAACTAGCAAGTCCAAAGCTGCTTTACGGGAATTAGGAGCTCACCCAGAGGATGGCGAACCAGTCAATATCTACGACGGCCCCTACGGCCCCTACATCAAGCACGGCAAAACCAATGCTAAGATTCCAGAAGGAGTATCAGTAGAGGATGTAACTTTAGATATAGCTGTTGAGTCGCTTGCAAACAAAGCATCGAGTGGCAAATCGACTCGCAAAACGAGCAAATCCACAACGAAGTCTACTAAGTCTACAACTCGCTCTAATACCAAATCAAAAGCTAAATCCTCGGCTACTGCTGCCAAAAAAGATAGCTAA
- a CDS encoding NAD(P)H-quinone oxidoreductase subunit N translates to MDFANVASQLNAGTILPEGIVVATFLGVLIVDLILGRNSSRWIGYLAIAGLFAAIFALYLQWDNSNPMFFAGAFNGDDLSIVFRGIVALSAAVTILMSIRYVEQSGTALAEFIAILLTATLGGMFLSGASELVMIFVSLETLSISSYLLTGYTKRDPRSNEAALKYLLVGAASTAVFLYGVSLLYGLSGGQTELNAIASGIATANLAQSLGVVIALVFVIAGVGFKISAAPFHQWTPDVYEGAPTPVIAFLSVGSKAAGFALAIRLLTTVFPLVAEEWKFVFTALAVLSMILGNVVALAQTSMKRMLAYSSIAQAGFVMIGLIADSQAGYASMVFYLLVYLFMNLCGFTCIILFSLRTGTDQIAEYSGLYQKDPLLTLGLSIALLSLGGIPPLAGFFGKIYLFWAGWQAGLYGLVLLGLVTSVVSIYYYIRVVKMMVVKEPQEMSDAVKNYPEVRWNLPGFRPLQVGLLTTLIATSIAGILSNPIFTLANNSITHTSMLQAKAVDSTQVSAMSAKPTEGL, encoded by the coding sequence ATGGATTTTGCTAATGTTGCATCCCAGTTGAATGCTGGAACGATATTGCCAGAGGGAATAGTCGTAGCCACCTTCTTGGGGGTTTTGATTGTGGATTTGATATTGGGGCGTAATTCCTCGCGCTGGATTGGATATCTAGCGATCGCAGGTTTGTTCGCCGCAATTTTCGCCCTGTATTTGCAATGGGATAATTCTAATCCCATGTTTTTTGCTGGTGCCTTTAATGGTGATGACCTCAGCATCGTATTTCGCGGTATTGTGGCATTATCTGCCGCCGTTACGATTTTGATGTCAATTCGCTATGTTGAACAAAGTGGCACCGCTTTAGCGGAATTCATAGCGATTTTGCTGACTGCTACCTTGGGAGGAATGTTTTTATCAGGGGCTAGTGAGTTGGTGATGATTTTCGTCTCTCTAGAAACTCTGAGTATTTCCTCTTATTTACTGACAGGTTATACAAAGCGCGATCCTCGTTCTAATGAAGCGGCGCTGAAATACTTGTTGGTTGGTGCTGCTAGTACAGCTGTATTTTTGTATGGTGTTTCCCTGCTGTACGGTTTGTCTGGCGGACAAACAGAACTGAATGCGATCGCTAGCGGCATTGCTACAGCCAACCTAGCCCAATCTTTGGGTGTAGTCATTGCTCTTGTATTTGTGATTGCAGGTGTAGGCTTTAAAATCTCTGCTGCACCCTTCCACCAATGGACGCCAGATGTTTACGAAGGCGCACCTACCCCAGTGATTGCCTTTTTGTCTGTGGGTTCTAAAGCAGCTGGGTTTGCCCTTGCCATTCGCTTGCTGACAACCGTTTTCCCTCTCGTCGCCGAGGAGTGGAAATTTGTTTTCACTGCCCTCGCCGTACTGAGTATGATTTTGGGTAACGTAGTTGCTCTTGCCCAAACCAGCATGAAACGGATGTTAGCTTATTCATCCATTGCCCAAGCTGGATTTGTGATGATTGGTTTGATTGCTGATAGCCAAGCAGGATATGCCAGTATGGTATTTTACCTGTTGGTCTACCTGTTTATGAACCTGTGCGGTTTTACTTGTATTATCCTCTTCTCGCTACGAACAGGAACCGATCAAATTGCCGAATACTCTGGTTTATATCAGAAAGATCCTCTTTTGACTTTGGGCTTAAGTATTGCCCTACTGTCTTTGGGAGGAATACCGCCCTTAGCTGGATTCTTTGGAAAGATTTACCTGTTCTGGGCTGGATGGCAAGCAGGCCTTTATGGTTTAGTATTACTAGGTCTTGTTACTAGTGTTGTCTCCATCTACTACTATATTCGTGTAGTTAAGATGATGGTGGTTAAAGAACCCCAAGAGATGTCTGATGCTGTCAAGAATTATCCTGAAGTGCGTTGGAATTTACCTGGATTTAGACCTTTGCAGGTAGGTTTGTTAACAACCTTAATCGCCACTTCCATTGCAGGAATTTTGTCCAATCCCATATTTACCCTGGCTAATAATTCCATCACTCATACTTCAATGTTGCAAGCCAAAGCAGTTGATAGTACTCAGGTAAGTGCTATGTCTGCCAAACCTACTGAGGGGTTGTAA
- a CDS encoding ATP-binding sensor histidine kinase gives MTVLLDTIKPFPGYRIVEQIYLGSKTIVYRGIREQDHKTVIIKMMRNEYPSFDEIAQFRNQYSITKNLNLSGIVKTYSLENYRNGYAIVMEDFGGISLKHWIEKNIETSPINLQLFLDISIQIASILDGLHRYRVIHKDIKPANILIHPSTKEVRIIDFSIASVLPRELQSLTSPNVLEGTLAYISPEQTGRMNRGIDYRADFYSLGVTFFELLAEQLPFTATDQMELVYCHIAKEPPRISCINPKIPSILSDIISKLMAKNAEERYQSALGLKYDLEACKQQWQQTQKIDSFELATRDISDRFIIPEKLYGRHREVETLLAAFERVTRGTTEIILVAGDPGVGKTAVVNEIHKPIVRQRSYFIRGKFDQFQRDIPFSAWIETFRDLIRQLLSESDAQIQQWQEQILLALGDQAQVITNVIPQLEQIIGKQPEVAELSVSAAENRFNLLFQRFIQVFSSQGHPLVIFLDDLQWADAASLKFLQLLVSSNSYRTTPTFERRDSAVLHKDLERYNPEFIDATQGSLLLIGAYRDNEVSKTHPLYLTLNESEKDGATINTITLKNLNQSDLNRLVADTLHCTEMLAVPLTQMTFIKTKGNPFFATQFLKYLHSDGLIKFYFDLGCWQYNLTQIKTLSLTDDVVEFMALQIEKLPKPTQEILKLAACIGNQFDLKSLSIVYEKNITDTASDLWIALHEGLILPQTENYKLFAENGDRLLTSDDVETSTPLPKYKFVHDRVQQAAYTLIAEAKKQTVHLKIGRLLLNTIPQVEQEKNIFSLVNQFNIAVDLIVEQAECNQLANMNLIAGQRALASTAYTAALKYLTTGIKLLEDNKWHNQYKLTLALYETAAEAASLAGSLEQMEEFIQEVLAQAKTLLEKVKVYEVKIQAYTSQNKLSAAIAIARQALNLFGVSFPDKPNESDIQQVLSETYTLVAKKTIDELANLPLMTAVEELAIMRLIASMIPSSYIADPLLFPLIILFQVNLSVKHGNAPLSAFCYACYGILLNGILDDIQAADKFAKLALKLVTKFNIKDIKSRTFYVVSAFIVHGNSHIKETLPIMLESYQIALETGNLEFVGYCVKDICQHLYFIGNELSKLEEEIKEYCHLLESHKQATTSHYCKICWQAVINLLGNTQKPCILTGEIYKAEEYLPLLIQANDINGLHYFYLHQLILCYFFGDLVQAKENSIKAKQYLAGGTGFITVPIFHFYDSLIALALSSEAQAEREILLNKVIENQAKLQKWANHAPMNYLHKYYLVEAERYRVVGQYLEAINCYDRAIELAKENGYINEEALANELAAMFYLEHGKQKIAQVYLIDAYYGYVRWGAKAKVDDLAKRYSHLLAYILQRETLNFYPNDKSSFHDTTSMSTLNNHQTVIGSHTSISNSLDLASVIKASQALSGEIELEQLLSTLMEVLMENAGASKSALVLSKGENLDLIVTAISSTSFGIQFPSTSLEFSHDVPITLINYVKRTREIFVKDDAKIEQFLSGDHYINEQQPKSLLCIPISNQGKFIGILYLENNLATGAFTRDRIELLKVITTQAAISLENAILYKDLTETKERLEEYSHTLEEKVEERTQELNEKNRSLQQLILDLQSTQTQLIQSEKMSSLGQMIAGIAHEINNPINFIHGNIAHARDYVQDLLDLIAVYQQEYPNHSAIVVQKGEEIDLNFLLEDLPKLLDSMKIGTSRIRNIVLGLRNFSRLDEADMKPVDIHEGIDNTLMILQHRLKAKSDRPEIQVIKEYKQMPEVTCYAGQLNQVFMNILSNAIDTLEEKTKNSQDLNFNSQNLNLTIWICTELINNNRVNIRIADNGLGMPEVIKNKIFDPFFTTKAVGRGTGLGLSISYQIIVDKHKGQLKCNSIPEKGTEFIIEIPT, from the coding sequence ATGACAGTATTATTAGATACAATTAAGCCCTTTCCTGGCTATCGCATTGTCGAACAAATTTATTTGGGTAGTAAAACAATAGTTTATCGCGGTATCAGAGAACAAGACCACAAAACTGTCATCATCAAAATGATGCGGAATGAATATCCTAGCTTTGATGAAATTGCCCAGTTCCGCAATCAGTATTCCATCACTAAAAATCTCAATCTTTCAGGTATTGTCAAAACCTATAGTTTAGAAAATTATCGCAATGGTTATGCCATTGTTATGGAAGACTTTGGTGGCATTTCCCTTAAGCACTGGATAGAGAAAAATATAGAAACATCACCTATAAATCTACAGCTTTTTCTCGATATTAGTATTCAAATCGCCTCTATCCTTGACGGGTTACATCGCTATCGCGTCATTCACAAAGATATTAAACCCGCCAATATTCTGATTCATCCAAGCACTAAAGAAGTTAGGATCATCGACTTTAGTATCGCCTCTGTTCTACCAAGAGAACTTCAAAGTTTGACAAGTCCCAACGTTTTAGAAGGTACCCTTGCTTACATTTCTCCAGAACAAACCGGACGGATGAACCGAGGCATTGACTATCGTGCCGACTTTTATTCCCTTGGTGTTACCTTCTTTGAACTCCTCGCTGAACAGTTACCTTTCACAGCCACTGATCAGATGGAGTTAGTTTACTGTCACATTGCCAAAGAACCGCCACGCATCAGTTGTATTAATCCAAAAATTCCATCAATCCTATCTGATATCATTAGCAAGCTGATGGCAAAAAATGCCGAAGAACGTTATCAAAGTGCCTTAGGGCTAAAGTATGACTTAGAAGCGTGTAAACAACAATGGCAACAAACACAAAAGATAGACTCGTTTGAATTAGCAACTAGGGATATCTCAGACCGTTTTATTATTCCCGAAAAACTCTACGGTCGTCACCGGGAGGTAGAAACTCTACTCGCTGCTTTTGAGCGTGTGACACGTGGGACAACGGAAATAATATTAGTTGCTGGTGATCCTGGAGTGGGCAAAACCGCGGTTGTCAACGAAATTCACAAACCAATTGTTCGTCAGCGCAGCTACTTTATTAGAGGAAAATTTGACCAGTTCCAACGCGATATTCCATTTTCTGCATGGATAGAAACTTTTCGCGATTTAATTAGACAACTACTGAGTGAATCTGATGCTCAAATTCAACAATGGCAAGAGCAGATTTTACTGGCATTAGGCGATCAAGCTCAGGTTATTACTAATGTAATTCCTCAATTAGAACAAATTATTGGCAAGCAACCAGAGGTTGCAGAACTTTCTGTTAGTGCTGCCGAAAATCGCTTCAATTTACTATTTCAAAGATTTATTCAAGTCTTTAGTAGCCAAGGACATCCCTTAGTTATCTTTCTGGATGACTTGCAATGGGCAGATGCGGCTTCTTTGAAATTTCTTCAATTACTAGTTAGCTCAAATTCATACCGTACTACACCTACTTTTGAAAGGAGAGATTCAGCAGTTCTCCACAAAGATTTAGAGAGATACAATCCAGAATTCATAGATGCAACTCAGGGTAGCCTCCTACTGATTGGTGCCTATAGAGATAATGAAGTCTCTAAAACACATCCACTTTATTTAACACTAAATGAAAGTGAAAAAGATGGAGCGACTATTAATACAATTACCCTCAAAAATCTCAATCAAAGTGATTTAAACAGATTGGTTGCTGATACTCTCCATTGTACGGAAATGCTTGCTGTTCCTCTCACTCAAATGACATTTATCAAAACTAAGGGGAATCCTTTTTTTGCTACTCAATTTCTTAAGTATTTACATAGTGATGGATTAATAAAATTCTATTTTGACCTTGGTTGTTGGCAATACAATCTTACACAAATTAAGACATTATCTCTTACAGATGATGTCGTAGAATTTATGGCACTGCAAATAGAGAAATTACCAAAGCCTACTCAAGAAATTCTGAAATTAGCTGCTTGTATCGGCAATCAATTTGACCTAAAATCTCTTTCTATTGTTTATGAAAAAAATATTACAGATACAGCATCGGATTTATGGATAGCCTTACATGAAGGATTAATCTTACCTCAAACAGAGAATTATAAATTATTTGCAGAAAATGGAGATAGATTACTAACAAGTGATGATGTAGAAACATCTACCCCATTACCTAAATATAAATTTGTCCATGACCGAGTACAGCAAGCTGCTTATACTTTAATTGCTGAAGCTAAAAAACAGACAGTTCACTTAAAAATTGGGAGACTGCTATTAAATACAATTCCCCAAGTTGAGCAAGAAAAAAATATTTTTTCTTTAGTGAATCAGTTCAATATAGCAGTAGATTTAATCGTTGAGCAAGCAGAATGCAATCAACTCGCTAACATGAATTTAATTGCCGGACAACGAGCTTTAGCATCAACAGCTTATACGGCAGCACTTAAATATTTAACTACTGGAATTAAACTGTTAGAAGATAATAAGTGGCACAATCAATATAAATTAACTTTAGCCTTATATGAAACAGCTGCCGAAGCAGCATCCTTGGCTGGTAGCTTGGAACAGATGGAAGAGTTTATCCAAGAAGTGTTAGCACAAGCTAAAACACTGCTAGAAAAAGTGAAAGTTTATGAAGTTAAAATTCAAGCTTATACATCACAAAATAAACTTTCGGCAGCAATTGCGATCGCACGACAAGCGCTAAATTTGTTTGGAGTGTCTTTTCCAGATAAACCGAATGAGTCTGATATTCAACAAGTACTTAGTGAAACTTATACATTAGTTGCCAAAAAAACTATAGATGAATTAGCTAATCTACCATTAATGACTGCTGTAGAAGAATTGGCAATTATGCGGCTAATAGCAAGTATGATTCCTTCTAGCTACATTGCAGATCCTTTACTATTTCCACTCATAATTTTATTTCAAGTTAACTTATCAGTTAAGCATGGCAATGCTCCTCTATCAGCTTTTTGTTATGCATGTTACGGTATCCTATTAAACGGTATTCTTGATGATATCCAAGCAGCAGACAAATTTGCCAAGTTAGCTTTAAAATTAGTTACAAAATTTAATATCAAAGATATAAAGTCTAGAACTTTTTATGTTGTTAGTGCCTTTATTGTGCATGGAAATTCGCATATTAAAGAAACTTTGCCGATTATGTTAGAAAGCTATCAAATAGCGCTAGAAACTGGAAACTTAGAATTTGTTGGCTATTGTGTTAAAGATATCTGTCAACATTTATATTTTATTGGTAATGAATTATCAAAATTAGAAGAAGAAATAAAAGAATATTGTCATCTCTTAGAAAGTCATAAACAAGCAACAACATCACATTATTGTAAAATTTGCTGGCAAGCTGTTATTAATTTATTAGGTAACACCCAAAAACCTTGTATCTTAACTGGTGAGATATACAAAGCTGAAGAATATCTTCCTTTGTTGATTCAAGCTAATGATATTAATGGACTTCACTATTTTTATTTACACCAACTTATTCTTTGCTATTTTTTTGGTGACTTAGTTCAAGCTAAGGAAAACTCTATTAAAGCAAAACAATACCTAGCCGGTGGAACAGGTTTTATCACTGTACCTATTTTTCATTTTTATGATTCTCTAATAGCTTTGGCGTTATCTTCAGAAGCGCAAGCTGAAAGGGAAATTTTATTAAATAAAGTCATAGAAAACCAAGCAAAGTTACAAAAGTGGGCAAATCATGCCCCTATGAATTATCTACATAAATATTATTTAGTAGAAGCTGAAAGGTATAGAGTTGTAGGTCAATACTTAGAAGCTATAAACTGTTACGATCGCGCAATTGAGCTTGCGAAAGAAAATGGGTACATCAATGAAGAAGCTCTTGCTAACGAACTTGCGGCGATGTTCTATTTAGAACATGGTAAACAGAAAATAGCTCAAGTCTATTTAATTGATGCTTACTACGGATATGTTCGTTGGGGAGCAAAAGCCAAGGTAGATGATTTAGCAAAACGTTATTCCCACTTACTTGCTTATATTCTCCAACGTGAAACACTCAACTTTTACCCCAATGATAAAAGCAGTTTTCACGATACTACATCTATGTCAACCTTGAACAATCACCAAACTGTCATTGGTTCTCACACAAGTATTTCTAACTCTTTAGATTTGGCATCTGTGATTAAAGCGTCTCAAGCACTCTCAGGAGAAATTGAGCTAGAACAGTTACTTTCTACCTTGATGGAAGTACTGATGGAGAATGCGGGAGCATCTAAATCCGCTCTAGTTTTGAGTAAAGGCGAAAATTTGGACTTAATAGTTACCGCCATTAGTTCCACTTCTTTTGGTATTCAATTTCCATCTACTAGCCTGGAATTCAGTCATGATGTTCCTATTACTTTGATTAACTATGTTAAACGTACTAGGGAAATATTTGTCAAAGATGATGCCAAAATTGAACAGTTTCTGAGTGGCGATCACTATATTAACGAGCAACAACCCAAGAGCCTTTTGTGTATTCCAATTAGCAATCAAGGTAAATTTATTGGTATTCTTTATTTAGAAAACAATCTTGCAACTGGAGCTTTTACACGCGATCGCATAGAACTGTTGAAAGTGATTACCACCCAAGCTGCAATATCTTTAGAGAATGCTATCCTTTACAAAGATTTGACGGAAACTAAAGAACGCTTGGAAGAATACAGTCACACGCTAGAGGAAAAAGTTGAGGAGAGAACGCAGGAACTCAACGAAAAAAATCGAAGTTTGCAGCAACTAATTCTGGATTTGCAAAGTACCCAAACTCAACTGATTCAAAGTGAAAAAATGTCTAGTTTAGGGCAAATGATTGCAGGAATTGCTCATGAAATTAATAACCCGATAAACTTTATTCATGGTAATATCGCTCATGCTAGAGATTATGTGCAAGATTTGCTAGATTTAATTGCTGTTTATCAACAGGAATATCCCAATCACTCTGCTATAGTTGTACAAAAAGGAGAGGAAATTGACCTAAATTTTCTATTAGAAGACTTGCCTAAGCTTTTGGATTCAATGAAGATTGGAACGTCGCGCATCCGCAATATTGTTTTGGGCTTACGCAATTTCTCACGCCTAGATGAAGCTGATATGAAACCTGTAGATATTCATGAGGGTATAGATAACACTCTCATGATTCTGCAACACAGACTCAAAGCAAAGAGCGATCGCCCTGAAATTCAAGTGATTAAAGAATATAAACAAATGCCCGAAGTTACCTGTTATGCTGGACAGTTAAATCAGGTGTTTATGAATATTCTAAGTAATGCCATTGATACTCTAGAAGAAAAAACAAAGAACAGTCAAGATTTAAATTTCAATTCTCAAAATTTGAATTTAACTATTTGGATATGTACTGAGTTGATTAATAATAATAGAGTGAATATTCGGATTGCTGATAACGGTCTTGGTATGCCAGAAGTAATAAAAAATAAAATTTTTGATCCATTTTTTACTACTAAAGCTGTTGGTAGAGGAACTGGATTAGGTTTATCAATTAGCTATCAAATTATAGTAGATAAACACAAAGGTCAGTTAAAATGTAATTCTATTCCAGAAAAAGGAACTGAGTTCATTATTGAAATTCCAACTTAG